One stretch of Zerene cesonia ecotype Mississippi chromosome 20, Zerene_cesonia_1.1, whole genome shotgun sequence DNA includes these proteins:
- the LOC119835311 gene encoding ras-related protein Rab-37 isoform X1, producing the protein MWNPKATDNRQMEKRVVVGRVRPTWARNLPEARDEEEKSEEVTMMPHSDPPSPSEQWDKYGKQDDKYDVFGKVMLLGDSGVGKTCMLVRFRDGTFLAGNYISTVGIDFRNKVVTVDGIKVKLQIWDTAGQERFRSVTHAYYRDAHALLLLYDVTNKTSFDNIRAWLGEIREYAQDDVVIMLLGNKSDSGLERAVRREEGQRLAREYQVAFMETSAKTGLNVEAAFAHVARALVAKANPADPARLAVRAQPSQEQRSSCPPCS; encoded by the exons ATGTGGAATCCAAAAGCAACGGACAATAGACAAATGGAGAAGCGAGTTGTCGTTGGTCGAGTGAGGCCTACGTGGGCGCGGAACCTTCCAGAGGCCAGAGACGAGGAAGAGAAATCTGAAGAGGTTACCATGATGCCGCATAGTGATCCACCATCGCCGAGTGAGCAATGGGATAAATATGGGAAACAAGATGATAAATATGACGTTTTTGGAAAG GTTATGCTGCTCGGTGATAGCGGAGTGGGTAAAACATGTATGCTCGTCCGCTTCCGGGATGGCACGTTTCTCGCCGGCAACTACATTTCCACCGTTGGCATTGACTTCCGG AATAAGGTAGTTACTGTAGATGGTATAAAAGTGAAGCTTCAGATATGGGACACTGCAGGACAAGAGCGCTTCCGTAGCGTCACTCATGCTTACTACAGAGATGCTCAtg CATTGCTCCTTCTATATGACGTGACGAATAAAACGAGCTTCGACAACATACGAGCGTGGCTCGGCGAGATCCGGGAATACGCCCAGGATGACGTAGTCATTATGCTCCTTG GAAACAAGTCGGACAGCGGCTTAGAGCGGGCGGTGAGGCGGGAGGAAGGGCAACGCTTAGCTAGAGAGTACCAAGTCGCGTTCATGGAGACATCTGCGAAAACCGGCCTGAATGTGGAGGCGGCATTTGCCCACGTTGCACGCGCTCTCGTCGCGAAAGCGAACCCCGCCGATCCTGCCCGGCTTGCGGTGCGCGCGCAGCCGTCACAAGAACAACGCTCTTCCTGCCCGCCATGTTCGTAA
- the LOC119835273 gene encoding zinc finger protein 91-like, whose protein sequence is MNVNYDRVCRLCLSSRGELLPIFPTTSSDDSEPPALVLKIKECVSVQINENDELPTNVCRKCLDNVNNWHIFRTVCERTQNKLQSLIHKESSHLEEVHIKTEPNEGLSDGGYDDGITIDGTYPDIENAGPSSKIQPEGPPILASLGLTPRSDKGVESEKDEEEEDEEMNEQQNFLNPPNVPEVSITVMRPTGETLHARQGIQQLASKDCLVCGRSYRYSHNARRHELTAHSFDRYTNKITNKKSNRLQPKLRPNPFNPKARLMPNPISHKMQLIPNTPMAIKMMPKKTIVPPKPIPIKNVKPQQNNLPYPLRIKALKDLQIKKKEPQILKTLLTTKPEVLVSEPEILNSGPESPETLISEPEIASFQVETILSEPDGFINHQDEGENDEEMQNQSQNYDTVDMDSDNEIEIARQRENEAEGDQIDVQDEMETEQAMNNEENENEEQNDTDIEPKDVGESQEDVNDDNNDNEKDVKENEEGNEEKEPNQDEENQENDAFDPDLPPLAPVVEINEDMQTTSYNSEMNEEEELELDDSADPNDAVDGDDKELDPDKQYVTKTQKEFIQKYRDIIEQINTKRCLCCNKEHPRRKAVIQHLQKNGHKVPKHTCYNCVVTFSHIGALLSHMRSNTCTDLWKIIYNENGISDDQVLEDEPKDIKVQYKDIFNARSYACKLCPAKFQLKQFIMKHVLDVHEDGQSRVHLACVHCGSRFKDKNLWKKHIRNGECTVYIACDLCSETFGNVQDFNEHALAIHAGSFDPDNQNKCVDGRPSDCPICGKKNSGYPNLVKHLKIIHNEEKPHYCQHCDSKYELATDLNKHIYMEHSDKVLGAQSSEPDMSLIKEETEEYHYSCTECNAIFETVDAWTDHQVAEHNQIAHHCDQCEKKFLRPSELAEHKNSHLRVKLYPCNICSNSYSTPQKLAEHVQQTHPGMGVGAGETEFFCDICVRSFKSRQAFSNHMRIHAKVPSTKRKSGETKSFAPQIIGKPIRHFSMVQPGFSPFKPNCNVPNAPYSCDICGKGFMHKKNIWKHKKVLHADILNDRNDSEENTMHASTEEDEYNPDENGAILSTPQFNSFNFANIATSMQSAPSQDAMPYSCDLCYKRFPLKTSLWKHKRAKHGIINASATENSVEVNNSRSSCTICKISFTDKKSYYRHRKNVHKSTVQMCKICGKPLNSTLELYEHLKSAHARELLGYNASQGPSKAQDISQDMELEYEPEPEPVDPSADYQARYPCDTCGKQFVGLLALQNHQCINQVTQQPQTFDCEICHKSYTSIAALKSHRGWHLRSPDGKAAANNSGLWMPQNKVTSKVSKYEVVDPSQLARVTHTTTSPASIAKRRLPPEVEVTVVNPNKKMRSDDSIEMDQQITSSGADDRYCNICDREFTKRAAYQRHMDEVHQPNSVFCPVCDKSFTRKSTLIVHMKKHYDSGEGSSSMTPQDEDANSCEVCGEQFESAKALSVHRETQHGDEDSNESEDDGSVPLPQPGEFTCGQCGDGVATPRDLIAHRTMHSTPTKFFCNICKVYFARAIDLSSHTRARHSDNEKVFFPCAMCDRFYMNKKSLQRHIEMAH, encoded by the exons atgaatGTGAATTATGATCGTGTTTGTAGACTGTGCTTGTCATCTCGAGGCGAATTACTGCCAATATTCCCTACCACCAGTTCGGATGACTCGGAACCTCCTGCCcttgtattgaaaataaaggAATGCGTGTCCGTTCAG ATAAACGAAAATGACGAACTGCCCACTAATGTCTGCAGGAAATGCTTGGATAATGTTAATAACTGGCATATATTCAGGACAGTCTGTGAAAGGACACAAAACAAACTACAATCTCTGATTCATAAAGAGAGCAGCCATCTAGAAGAG gtTCACATTAAAACTGAACCAAATGAAGGATTGTCAGATGGTGGATATGATGATGGGATTACAATTGATGGAACATATCCTGATATTGag AATGCTGGGCCCTCTAGTAAAATCCAACCTGAAGGACCTCCGATATTGGCATCTTTGGGACTCACTCCAAGAAGTGATAAG GGTGTGGAAAGCGAAAAAgatgaagaagaagaagacgAAGAGATGAACGAACAACAAAACTTTTTGAACCCGCCCAACGTACCGGAAGTTTCCATTACAGTAATGCGCCCTACAGGAGAAACGCTACACGCGCGACAAGGCATACAGCAATTAGCATCTAAGGATTGCCTAGTTTGTGGCCGATCCTACAGGTACTCACACAATGCTCGACGTCACGAGCTCACAGCACATAGCTTCGAtagatatacaaacaaaattaccaACAAAAAATCTAACCGCTTACAACCAAAACTGAGGCCTAATCCATTCAACCCTAAGGCCCGTTTAATGCCAAATCCTATAAGCCATAAAATGCAACTGATCCCAAATACTCCAATGGCTATCAAGATGATGCCAAAAAAAACCATTGTACCACCAAAACCCATTCCAATTAAGAATGTCAAACcacaacaaaacaatttgCCATATCCTTTACGTATTAAAGCATTAAAAGATTTGCAAATCAAAAAGAAAGAACCACAAATCTTGAAGACGCTGCTTACAACGAAGCCTGAGGTGTTAGTGTCTGAACCTGAAATTCTTAATTCGGGTCCTGAGAGCCCTGAGACATTAATATCAGAACCTGAAATAGCTTCTTTTCAAGTAGAGACTATTCTATCAGAGCCAGATGGTTTTATAAATCATCAAGATGAAGGGGAAAATGATGAGGAAATGCAAAACCAAAGTCAGAACTATGATACTGTGGACATGGACTCTGACAACGAGATAGAAATCGCTCGTCAACGTGAAAATGAAGCTGAAGGTGACCAAATTGATGTCCAGGATGAAATGGAAACTGAACAAGCTATGAATAATGAAGAAAACGAAAATGAGGAACAGAATGATACTGACATTGAACCTAAAGATGTTGGTGAAAGTCAAGAAGATGTAAATGACGATAACAACGATAATGAAAAAGATGTAAAAGAGAATGAAGAAGGTAATGAGGAAAAAGAACCAAATCAAGATGAAGAAAACCAAGAAAATGATGCTTTCGATCCCGATTTACCGCCGCTAGCTCCAGTTGTGGAGATAAATGAAGATATGCAAACCACCTCTTATAACAGCGAGATGAATGAAGAAGAAGAATTAGAACTTGACGATTCAGCCGACCCTAATGACGCAGTCGATGGCGATGATAAAGAACTCGATCCGGATAAACAGTATGTCACCAAAACGCAAAAGGAATTTATCCAAAAATATCGCGATATTATTGAACAGATCAACACAAAAAGATGTCTTTGCTGTAATAAAGAACACCCAAGAAGAAAAGCAGTTATACAACATTTGCAGAAAAATGGACACAAAGTACCTAAACATACTTGTTACAATTGTGTCGTAACCTTCAGTCACATAGGTGCTCTGCTAAGTCACATGAGATCAAACACTTGTACTGATCTGTggaaaatcatttataatgaaaatggaATCAGTGATGATCAAGTTCTAGAAGATGAACCGAAAGATATCAAGGTGCAATACAAGGATATATTTAATGCTAGATCCTATGCTTGCAAGTTATGCCCTGCAAAATTCcaattgaaacaatttattatgaaacatgTGTTAGATGTGCATGAGGATGGCCAATCACGGGTACATCTTGCTTGTGTTCACTGTGGGTCTCGATTCAAAGATAAGAACTTGTGGAAGAAACATATCCGTAACGGTGAATGTACTGTTTACATCGCCTGTGATTTATGTTCAGAGACATTCGGCAATGTGCAAGATTTCAATGAACATGCTCTGGCAATTCATGCTGGTAGTTTTGATCCTGATAATCAGAACAAATGTGTCGACGGTCGTCCGTCTGATTGCCCCATTTGTGGTAAAAAGAACAGTGGTTATCCTAATTTAGTAAAGCACTTGAAGATAATACATAATGAAGAAAAACCGCATTACTGTCAACATTGTGATTCTAAATATGAGTTAGCCACTGATCTTAACAAGCACATATATATGGAACATTCTGATAAGGTGTTAGGGGCGCAGTCCTCTGAACCAGACATGTCGCTTATAAAGGAAGAGACAGAGGAATATCATTATTCTTGTACAGAATGTAACGCTATATTTGAAACTGTCGATGCATGGACTGATCATCAGGTCGCAGAACATAATCAAATAGCGCACCATTGCGACCAATGTGAAAAGAAATTCCTGCGACCATCTGAGCTGGCAGAGCATAAAAATAGTCACTTGCGCGTCAAGTTATACCCATGTAATATTTGTTCCAATTCATATAGTACTCCACAAAAATTAGCGGAGCACGTCCAACAGACTCACCCTGGAATGGGAGTGGGGGCGGGAGAAACAGAATTCTTCTGCGATATTTGTGTGAGATCATTCAAGAGCCGTCAAGCCTTCTCAAATCATATGCGTATTCATGCTAAAGTGCCCTCTACTAAGCGAAAGTCTGGAGAGACTAAAAGTTTTGCCCCACAAATAATTGGTAAACCAATTCGACATTTTTCCATGGTACAACCTGGATTTAGTCCATTTAAACCAAACTGTAATGTACCAAACGCACCATATTCGTGCGATATTTGTGGAAAAGGATTCATGCACAAGAAAAACATCTGGAAGCATAAGAAAGTCCTACATGCGGATATTTTGAACGATAGAAATGATAGCGAGGAGAACACTATGCATGCATCCACAGAAGAAGACGAATACAATCCCGATGAAAATGGAGCTATTTTATCAACGCCACAGTTTAATAGCTTCAATTTTGCAAATATTGCAACTAGCATGCAGTCAGCGCCTTCTCAGGATGCCATGCCATATTCCTGTGACCTATGCTATAAGCGATTTCCTCTTAAAACTAGCCTGTGGAAACATAAACGCGCTAAGCATGGAATTATTAATGCGAGCGCCACAGAAAATTCGGTTGAGGTTAATAATAGTAGATCTAGTTGTACcatatgtaaaatttcattcacAGACAAAAAATCATACTACAGGCACAGGAAAAATGTCCACAAGTCGACTGTGCAGATGTGTAAAATATGTGGCAAGCCATTGAATTCTACACTGGAGCTTTATGAACATCTAAAATCTGCTCATGCCCGAGAATTGTTAGGCTACAATGCTAGCCAGGGCCCTAGTAAAGCTCAGGATATCAGTCAAGATATGGAACTTGAATATGAGCCAGAACCGGAGCCCGTGGACCCGAGTGCGGACTACCAAGCTCGTTATCCGTGTGACACTTGCGGAAAACAATTTGTTGGGTTGCTCGCTTTGCAAAACCACCAATGTATCAATCAAGTTACACAACAGCCCCAGACTTTCGATTGTGAAATTTGCCACAAAAGTTACACCTCTATTGCTGCGCTCAAGAGTCACCGTGGATGGCACCTGCGCTCGCCCGACGGCAAGGCTGCCGCAAACAATAGTGGCCTCTGGATGCCGCAAAACAAAGTAACGAGTAAAGTTAGTAAATACGAAGTCGTCGACCCATCTCAATTAGCCCGTGTCACGCACACCACCACCAGTCCGGCCTCCATTGCCAAGCGAAGGTTACCGCCAGAGGTGGAGGTGACCGTTGTAAATCCAAATAAAAAGATGCGATCCGACGACTCCATCGAGATGGATCAGCAGATTACATCTAGCGGCGCGGACGATAGATACTGTAACATATGCGATCGGGAATTTACGAAACGAGCTGCCTATCAGCGCCACATGGACGAGGTGCATCAGCCAAACTCTGTGTTCTGTCCCGTTTGCGACAAGAGCTTCACGCGGAAGTCCACTTTAATCGTGCATATGAAGAAGCACTACGACTCTGGAGAGGGCAGTTCGAGCATGACTCCGCAAGACGAAGACGCTAATTCGTGCGAAGTATGCGGGGAACAGTTCGAGAGCGCTAAAGCTCTGAGCGTGCACCGTGAGACTCAACACGGTGATGAAGACTCTAACGAATCTGAGGATGACGGTTCAGTCCCGCTCCCGCAGCCCGGGGAGTTCACTTGTGGTCAGTGTGGGGACGGGGTTGCCACTCCTCGCGATCTGATCGCGCACAGGACTATGCACTCGACGCCTACAAAGTTCTTCTGCAACATTTGCAAGGTTTACTTTGCGAGAGCGATCGACCTATCGTCGCACACGCGAGCCCGGCATTCGGATAATGAAAAAGTTTTCTTCCCTTGTGCTATGTGCGATcggttttatatgaataagaaAAGCTTACAACGGCACATCGAAATGGCTCACTGA